Below is a window of Mycolicibacterium chitae DNA.
GGCGGAAGTCAGGCATAGTCGTACCCCGAAGCCGAGATCTCGTTCTTGAGTTTGGCCAGCGCACGGTGCTGGGCAACCCGGACCGCGCCGGCGGTGCTGCCCACCGCCGCGGCCGTCTCCTCCGCGGACATTCCGACCACCACGCGCATGATCAGAATTTCGCGCTGCTTCTCGGGCAGCACTTTGAGCAGTTCCTCCATCCGGGCCGCCGAGTCGGCGTTGATCGCCTGCTGCTCGGGACCCATGTCCGGGGCGTAACGCTCGGGCACCGACTCCGTCGGTTCCGCGCGATTGCGCCCCGCCGCGCGATGCGCGTCGGCCACCTTGTGAGCTGCGATGCCGTACACGAAGGCCAGGAACGGGCGACCCTGATCCTGGTAGCGCGGCAGCGCCAGCATGGCGGCCATGCACACCTCCTGTGCGACGTCGTCAGCTGAGAGACCACTGCGCTCCGCGGTTCCGACGCGAGCCCGGCA
It encodes the following:
- a CDS encoding sigma-70 family RNA polymerase sigma factor, whose product is MTIPGERLDAVVAEAVAGDRDALREVLETIRPIVVRYCRARVGTAERSGLSADDVAQEVCMAAMLALPRYQDQGRPFLAFVYGIAAHKVADAHRAAGRNRAEPTESVPERYAPDMGPEQQAINADSAARMEELLKVLPEKQREILIMRVVVGMSAEETAAAVGSTAGAVRVAQHRALAKLKNEISASGYDYA